From the genome of Vicia villosa cultivar HV-30 ecotype Madison, WI linkage group LG2, Vvil1.0, whole genome shotgun sequence, one region includes:
- the LOC131647041 gene encoding uncharacterized protein LOC131647041, translating to MSFPRVLPHHACAHANSCSRQKLISCIGSTAMHHLHINPHTIRISHLAYCSTIPKHVAKLPFTLIVKKKFQFPGRMSRKTDFVCDIDDSKEIWRLAVRNNDLWSVVNSKGFMLGSKMQSNGWKITVNESKLEIHLL from the exons atgtcGTTTCCAAGGGTGCTCCCCCATCACGCTTGCGCCCATGCAAATTCCTGTAGCCGGCAAAAATTGATTTCGTGTATTGGGAGTACTGCAATGCATCATCTACATATAAACCCTCACACAATCAGAATCTCTCATCTAGCATATTGCTCAACCATTCCAAAACATGTTGCAAAACTCCCATTCACCTTAATCgtgaaaaaaaaatttcaatttcctGGTAGAATGTCTCGCAAAACAGATTTCGTATGCGATATAGATGATTCCAAAGAAATCTGGCGTCTTGCTGTTCGTAACAATGACCTGTGGAGCGTCGTCAATAGCAAAG ggtttatgttagGAAGCAAGATGCAGAGCAATGGATGGAAGATTACTGTTAATGAATCTAAG CTAGAGATTCATCTTTTGTGA
- the LOC131647039 gene encoding probable xyloglucan galactosyltransferase GT20, protein MAVSLSRKRSKLSRKQSCSGFSILSSFLTKISGLIFLLIFIYIWSSFSTVITGNIIHVCFSTRKLNNSFYCLSAATHTNPSFQIPNISINDNNISNSTSSIITTEKVEVEKFPISTPYNEKVANAVKIIEEHLKVHRSWRSDNKNNASCEDGKGIYVYDLPSKFNKDLVGQCNDMVPWQNFCRYVSNEGFGEPISKLGKGWYKTHQYSLELIFHSKVLKHPCRVYNENDAKLFYVPFYGGLDVLRWHFKNVSNDVKDGLGLELLKWLERQVTWKRNLGKDHVFVLGKISWDFRRTSDSPWGTRLLELENMQNPIKLLIERQPWHLNDIGIPHPTYFHPKSDNDIIDWQLKIIRSNRKNLVSFAGAARNDADDHIRSILIDQCSSKSDGKCEFLNCSSVKCNEPESIIELFVESEFCLQPPGDSPTRKSVFDSLISGCIPVIFDPFTAYYQYPWHLPEDYDKYSVFLDKKEVREKNVNVVEKLGNISLRERENMRRYIVYELLPGLVYGDHNAELERFQDAFAITINNLLHRVSKFKD, encoded by the coding sequence ATGGCAGTGTCATTATCCAGAAAAAGATCCAAATTATCAAGAAAACAATCTTGTTCTGGTTTTTCAATTCTATCCAGCTTCTTAACTAAAATTTCTGGTTTAATCTTTCTTTTAATCTTTATTTACATATGGTCTTCATTCTCCACTGTTATAACAGGAAACAtcattcatgtttgtttttccacAAGAAAGCTCAATAATAGCTTCTATTGTCTTTCTGCAGCCACTCATACTAATCCCTCCTTCCAAATCCCAAATATTTCCATAAATGATAACAATATTAGTAATAGTACTTCTTCCATTATTACTACTGAGAAAGTTGAAGTTGAGAAGTTTCCGATTAGTACTCCGTATAATGAGAAGGTTGCAAATGCGGTTAAGATCATTGAAGAACACTTGAAGGTTCACCGGTCGTGGAGATCAGATAATAAAAACAATGCAAGTTGTGAGGATGGTAAAGGAATCTATGTGTATGATTTACCATCTAAGTTTAATAAGGATTTGGTTGGTCAATGCAATGACATGGTTCCATGGCAGAATTTTTGCAGATACGTAAGTAATGAAGGGTTTGGTGAACCGATATCAAAACTCGGTAAAGGTTGGTATAAAACTCATCAATACTCACTTGAACTAATTTTTCATTCAAAGGTTTTGAAACATCCTTGCAGGGTTTATAATGAGAATGATGCAAAGCTATTCTATGTTCCATTCTATGGTGGACTTGATGTGTTGAGATGGCACTTCAAGAATGTTTCGAATGATGTGAAAGATGGTTTGGGTTTGGAGTTATTGAAGTGGCTTGAGAGACAAGTTACATGGAAAAGGAATTTAGGTAAGGATCATGTTTTTGTGTTAGGGAAAATTTCTTGGGATTTTAGAAGGACTAGTGATTCTCCTTGGGGAACTAGATTGTTAGAGCTTGAAAATATGCAGAATCCGATTAAGTTATTGATCGAACGCCAACCGTGGCATTTGAACGATATCGGAATTCCTCATCCGACTTATTTTCATCCGAAATCGGACAATGATATAATCGACTGGCAGCTGAAAATCATAAGATCAAATCGGAAGAATCTTGTGAGTTTTGCTGGTGCGGCGCGGAATGATGCGGATGACCACATAAGGTCGATATTAATCGACCAATGTAGTTCGAAAAGTGACGGTAAATGCGAGTTTTTGAATTGTAGTTCTGTTAAATGTAATGAGCCAGAATCAATTATAGAACTTTTTGTGGAGTCTGAGTTTTGCTTGCAGCCACCGGGAGATAGTCCAACGAGAAAATCGGTTTTCGATTCACTTATATCGGGTTGTATTCCGGTTATTTTCGATCCTTTCACAGCTTATTATCAATATCCTTGGCATTTGCCAGAGGATTATGATAAGTATTCTGTGTTTTTGGACAAAAAAGAGGTGAGAGAAAAGAATGTGAATGTGGTGGAGAAGCTTGGAAATATTTCTTTGAGAGAGAGGGAAAACATGAGGAGGTATATTGTGTATGAACTATTGCCTGGATTAGTATATGGTGATCATAATGCTGAGCTTGAAAGGTTTCAGGATGCATTTGCAATTACTATCAATAATCTGCTTCATAGGGTTAGCAAATTCAAGGACTAG